The Micromonospora sp. NBC_00421 genome contains a region encoding:
- the araB gene encoding ribulokinase: protein MDAGAKPQDRYVVGVDYGTLSGRALVVRVGDGAELGTAVHEYRHAVMDTTLAVDGRPLPADWALQDPDDYREVLRQAVPAALAESGVDPAQVVAVGIDFTACTVLPTLADGTPLCELPDLRTRPHAWVKLWKHHAAQPQADRINALAHARGESWIGRYGGKISAEWQYAKGLQLLEEDPEVYARAERWIEAADWIVWQLCGVETRNVCTAGYKGLLQDGHYPSAAYLAALNPGFADFVAKIDGPLAQLGARAGGLTAQAAAWTGLPEGIAVAVGNVDAHVTAAAAQALAPGRLVAIMGTSTCHVVNGTERAEVAGMCGVVDGGISAGSWGYEAGQSGVGDIFGWYVKHAAPAGYASHEALTEAAAAQPVGAHGLVALDWWNGNRSLLVNHDLSGVLVGLTLATRPPDVYRALLESTAYGTRMIIEAFAEAGVPVDELIVAGGLTGNSLLMQIYADVTRRPLGIIGSAQGPALGSAIHAAVAAGAYPDVPTASVAMGRVDREVYRPDPERARAYDALYAEYRRLHDHFGRGGDDVLLRLRAIRNAARQAAVAPSAETTIESLEVPA from the coding sequence ATGGATGCAGGCGCGAAGCCGCAGGACCGGTACGTCGTCGGCGTCGACTACGGCACGCTGTCGGGTCGGGCGCTGGTGGTGCGGGTCGGCGACGGCGCCGAGCTGGGCACGGCGGTGCACGAGTACCGCCACGCGGTGATGGACACCACGCTCGCCGTCGACGGTCGGCCGCTGCCGGCCGACTGGGCGTTGCAGGACCCGGACGACTACCGCGAGGTGCTGCGCCAGGCGGTGCCCGCCGCGTTGGCCGAGAGCGGCGTCGACCCCGCCCAGGTGGTCGCCGTCGGCATCGACTTCACCGCCTGCACCGTGCTGCCCACCCTGGCCGACGGCACCCCGCTGTGCGAGCTGCCCGACCTGCGTACCCGCCCGCACGCCTGGGTGAAGCTGTGGAAGCACCACGCCGCCCAGCCGCAGGCCGACCGGATCAACGCGCTGGCCCACGCCCGGGGCGAGTCCTGGATCGGCCGCTACGGCGGCAAGATCTCCGCCGAGTGGCAGTACGCCAAGGGCCTGCAACTGCTGGAGGAGGACCCGGAGGTCTACGCCCGCGCCGAGCGGTGGATCGAGGCCGCCGACTGGATCGTCTGGCAGCTCTGCGGCGTCGAGACCCGCAACGTCTGCACCGCCGGCTACAAGGGACTGCTCCAGGACGGGCACTACCCGTCGGCGGCCTACCTGGCCGCGTTGAACCCCGGCTTCGCCGACTTCGTCGCCAAGATCGACGGGCCGCTGGCGCAGTTGGGTGCGCGGGCCGGTGGGCTGACCGCGCAGGCCGCCGCCTGGACCGGGCTGCCGGAGGGGATCGCGGTGGCTGTCGGCAACGTCGACGCCCACGTCACCGCCGCCGCCGCGCAGGCGCTGGCCCCCGGCCGGTTGGTCGCCATCATGGGCACCTCCACCTGCCACGTGGTCAACGGCACCGAGCGGGCCGAGGTGGCCGGCATGTGCGGGGTGGTCGACGGCGGGATCAGCGCCGGCTCCTGGGGCTACGAGGCCGGCCAGAGCGGCGTCGGCGACATCTTCGGCTGGTACGTGAAGCACGCCGCCCCCGCCGGGTACGCCTCCCACGAGGCGCTGACCGAGGCCGCCGCCGCGCAGCCGGTCGGCGCGCACGGGCTGGTGGCGCTGGACTGGTGGAACGGCAACCGCTCGCTGCTCGTCAACCACGACCTCAGCGGGGTGCTCGTCGGGCTCACCCTGGCCACCCGCCCGCCGGACGTCTACCGTGCGTTGCTGGAGTCCACCGCGTACGGCACCCGCATGATCATCGAGGCGTTCGCCGAGGCGGGAGTCCCGGTCGACGAGCTGATCGTGGCCGGTGGGCTCACCGGCAACAGCCTGCTGATGCAGATCTACGCCGACGTGACCCGGCGTCCGCTGGGCATCATCGGCTCGGCGCAGGGGCCGGCCCTGGGCTCGGCGATCCACGCGGCGGTCGCGGCCGGGGCGTACCCCGACGTGCCGACCGCCTCGGTGGCGATGGGCCGGGTGGACCGCGAGGTGTACCGGCCCGACCCGGAACGGGCCCGCGCCTACGACGCGCTCTACGCCGAGTACCGCCGGCTGCACGACCACTTCGGCCGGGGCGGCGACGACGTGCTGCTGCGGCTGCGGGCCATCCGCAACGCCGCCCGCCAGGCGGCCGTCGCGCCGTCGGCCGAGACGACCATCGAGTCCCTGGAGGTGCCGGCATGA
- a CDS encoding VOC family protein, with amino-acid sequence MDLTIDTCVLPHDDPDASLAFYRDILGFEVRNDVGSGRMRWITVGPPGQPGTSILLAPPAVDPGVTDEERRTIAEMMAKGTYGWLMLATPDLDGVFETVQAGAAEVVQEPIDQPYGVRDCAFRDPAGNLIRVKELR; translated from the coding sequence ATGGATCTCACCATCGACACCTGCGTCCTGCCGCACGACGATCCGGACGCCTCGCTGGCCTTCTACCGCGACATCCTCGGTTTCGAGGTCCGCAACGACGTCGGGTCGGGCAGGATGCGCTGGATCACGGTCGGCCCGCCCGGCCAGCCCGGCACGTCGATCCTGCTGGCGCCGCCGGCCGTCGACCCGGGCGTCACCGACGAGGAGCGCCGCACCATCGCCGAGATGATGGCCAAGGGCACCTACGGCTGGCTGATGCTGGCCACCCCCGACCTCGACGGCGTCTTCGAGACGGTGCAGGCCGGTGCCGCCGAGGTCGTCCAGGAGCCGATCGACCAGCCGTACGGGGTGCGCGACTGCGCCTTCCGCGACCCGGCGGGCAACCTGATCCGGGTCAAGGAGCTGCGCTGA
- the manD gene encoding D-mannonate dehydratase ManD has translation MRIVDARVIVTCPGRNFVTLKIVTDEGVTGVGDATLNGRELAVASYLRDHVVPLLIGRDPARIEDTWQYLYQGAYWRRGPVTMSAIAAVDTALWDIKGKVAGLPVYQLLGGRSREGVTVYGHANGETVEDVLVEVARYVDLGYRAVRVQCGVPGLPKTYGVSADKLFYEPADAALPSEATWSTARYLAHVPTVFARVRDEFGPTLRLLHDVHHRLSPIEAARLGKSLEPHALTWMEDPVPAELPEGFRLIRQHTTTPVAVGEVFNTVWDAAQLIREQLIDYIRTTVVHAGGITHLRRIFDLAALHHVRSGSHGATDLSPVCMAAALHLDIAIPNFGLQEYMRHTDATDEVFPHGYHYADGYLHPAETPGLGVDIDEEAAARYPYAPAYLPVNRLEDGTVHPW, from the coding sequence GTGAGGATCGTCGACGCCCGGGTCATCGTGACCTGTCCGGGCCGCAACTTCGTCACCCTGAAGATCGTCACCGACGAGGGGGTCACCGGCGTCGGTGACGCCACCCTCAACGGCCGGGAGCTGGCCGTCGCGTCGTACCTGCGCGACCACGTGGTGCCGCTGCTGATCGGGCGGGACCCGGCCCGGATCGAGGACACCTGGCAGTACCTCTACCAGGGGGCGTACTGGCGGCGCGGACCGGTGACGATGAGCGCGATCGCCGCCGTGGACACCGCGCTGTGGGACATCAAGGGCAAGGTCGCCGGCCTACCGGTCTACCAGCTGCTCGGCGGCCGGTCCCGCGAGGGGGTCACCGTCTACGGGCACGCCAACGGCGAGACAGTCGAGGACGTACTGGTCGAGGTCGCCCGCTACGTCGACCTCGGCTACCGGGCGGTGCGGGTGCAGTGCGGCGTGCCGGGGCTGCCGAAGACCTACGGGGTCAGCGCCGACAAGCTGTTCTACGAGCCGGCCGACGCCGCCCTGCCCAGCGAGGCGACCTGGTCCACCGCGCGGTACCTGGCCCACGTGCCGACCGTCTTCGCCCGGGTACGCGACGAGTTCGGCCCGACCCTGCGGCTGCTGCACGACGTGCACCACCGGCTCAGCCCGATCGAGGCGGCCCGGCTCGGCAAGAGCCTGGAACCGCACGCGCTGACCTGGATGGAGGACCCGGTCCCCGCCGAACTGCCGGAGGGCTTCCGGCTGATCCGCCAGCACACCACCACCCCGGTCGCCGTCGGCGAGGTGTTCAACACCGTCTGGGACGCCGCCCAGCTCATCCGGGAACAGCTCATCGACTACATCCGTACCACGGTGGTGCACGCTGGCGGGATCACCCACCTGCGGCGCATCTTCGACCTGGCGGCGCTGCACCACGTGCGCAGCGGCTCACACGGGGCGACCGACCTCTCCCCCGTCTGCATGGCCGCCGCCCTCCACCTCGACATCGCCATCCCCAACTTCGGGCTGCAGGAATACATGCGGCACACCGACGCCACCGACGAGGTCTTCCCGCACGGCTACCACTACGCCGACGGCTACCTGCACCCGGCGGAGACCCCCGGCCTCGGGGTGGACATCGACGAGGAGGCGGCGGCCCGCTACCCGTACGCCCCGGCGTACCTGCCGGTGAACCGGTTGGAGGACGGCACCGTCCACCCCTGGTGA
- a CDS encoding helix-turn-helix transcriptional regulator, translating to MTSRSAPEQQLRDLARLRRVRDRIDREYARPLDVEALARGVHMSAGHLSRQFRRAYGESPYAYLMTRRIERAMALLRRGDLSVTEVCFAVGCASLGTFSTRFTELVGVPPSSYRASSTPGSAEPPPCLTKQVTRPVRNREAPAPVIT from the coding sequence ATGACCAGCAGATCCGCCCCGGAGCAGCAGCTACGCGACCTGGCCCGGCTGCGCCGGGTGCGGGACCGGATCGACCGGGAGTACGCCCGGCCGCTGGACGTCGAGGCGCTCGCCCGGGGCGTGCACATGTCGGCCGGGCACCTGAGCCGGCAGTTCCGTCGCGCCTACGGTGAGTCACCCTACGCCTATCTCATGACCCGGCGGATCGAGCGGGCGATGGCGCTGCTGCGCCGGGGCGACCTCAGCGTCACCGAGGTCTGCTTCGCGGTCGGCTGCGCCTCGCTGGGCACCTTCAGCACCCGCTTCACCGAGCTGGTCGGCGTCCCGCCGAGCAGCTACCGGGCGTCGTCGACGCCCGGATCGGCGGAGCCGCCGCCGTGTCTGACCAAACAGGTGACCCGGCCGGTCAGGAATCGAGAAGCGCCCGCACCGGTCATCACCTAG